CAGATAGCAAAGTTGTTATAGAAAAAGCATACAACAAATTCTCAGAAAAggcagaagcaaaaaatgcatagAGATCCAAAAGGGGCAAAAGATGCTCACTGTTGCTCTATTTTCATCCTTGTTAAAACTAGCTCTACGATCATCCTGTTGGTCCTTTGAAAGAGTTGATGCCGAAACAGGACGCACAACCGATGCAGCAGGCACAGATCTAATTGTCCGAACAGCTTGATCATGTAGCCTCGCAACTGCATCACAATTAGACAACGAGTCTGGAAAGATGATAATGTTCTCCAAATTTGCCTAAAGCAAACAGCGGCCTTATTGGTAGGAGACCGACCAATGAAAAAGCAAAGACCACATCAGTGTAAACATTTCACACTCTCAGAAGCAACTCAAAATACGATCACCATGTGATAATGCCTGTAGATTAAGTAAATAAGCATGCGTAGAGAACAAACTGCACAAGGACACAAGAAACAGGATTTGAATCCAAGACATGAGTACAGAGTAGCAAAAAGAAGAAGGAACTGCTGCGAACCTGAACCGAAGGAAGGATTCCTAATGTATGTTCTTGCTTGCTTGGGCGGAGGTGATGGAGAAAGGAGCCTCGTACCAGCTTCCATCTTCTCCTTGATTCGAACTCGAAAGGGTTTCTTgcgctgtgtgtgtgtgtgtgggaatGTGGGAAGAAAGTCGAAGCATCTAATTACAAAAATGTCCTCTTGCAAGATCTGAGGACGGCGACGGTCGGATTTCGTGGATCGATTTGCCACACACATGGCGGCTTCCCATTGGatgtctctgataagctggatctCGAAGACGAACCCCAATCTCACGTTCGATGGATGATGACGTCATCGCTTATATCCAATAAACGTCGAGCGATGGGATATCCACGACAACATCCACCGAGCCAAAGTGTGATTACACCATGTAAATTATATACGTCTAcatgtgtatacatacatacatacgcacatacgtatatatatgtataggaaTAACTTTGATTTATGTTGTTGGTATGTATAGTTTGCACAGTACATATTTCTTCATCCAAGCCAAGAAGGCTTCGAATGTACTGATACAATCAGCAAGCCTGAAAGAAGCAGTCTCACATTTGCTGCATATATTGTCCAAAGAACCAAATCCATCAGTGCATATTATAATCAGACTGATGATTGAATTATGATACAGATATTTCAGTTTCAATATGACTAGAGAATCACAAGATTGCAATAGCAGAGTTTAGACTGGATCATATCAAACACAGTAGTAGATACTATTTCGTTTGTAATTTTTGGAAATGATAAATAGGGATCATCTTTTTCCGCAAAACATAAATCCACAGCCAGTTTGTGAATTCTGCATTTACACAGCCGCAGAAATATTTATTGCCACACCGTCATACAAAACATAAATTCGAATACAAACCTAGCCGCGCATCATCGTATTTGCATTGTCTTGTTGCTACAAATCACCAATCTTTCAAGTATCAGAATCATCATCCATGCCCCGCAGGAATGCATTGGTATAACTAGCTATTCCCGCTTTCAAGCATGTGGTACACATTAACCTACTGTCTTTATGATCCTAAGAGCCTTATTGGCCATCCATGCCATGGCACAACCATTTCACTTATTATACCTTCAGATCACTAATCCTAGTCTTCAAGTCCATTCCTCTTCCTTCTCGTTCTCGACAACTTCTTTCCTCGGGAAAATGACTCGAAGGATGCCGGAGGGTTCCATTTTCTGTACATACAATCCTTTGCACCATCCCTAACACATCACTCATCTTTGGCCTCAACTTTGGGCTTCGCATTAGACACTTGTTTGCAACTGCAGACAATTCCATCGCCTGTTTTAAACAGTAATTATCGTCTATCTTTGGATCTACGATCAAGTGAAACTTCTTGGCATCGGATGTGTATGGTTTGACCCACTCCAATAGCTTCTGCTCCTTTCTCGGACGGTTCCTGTCCATTGGTTGACGACCAGTGATTAGCTCATAAAGAACAACACCGTAGCTCCAGATATCACTCTTGGCTGTAAGGCGTCCAGTTTGTATGTACTCTGGTGCTGCATATCCCATAGTTCCAACAATCTGTTCCGTTTATGTTCGAGAGAATCAGATTAAATCTGAAGAACCATCAATAGAGGGAAgcaatcatgcataattaaaaccCTGATAGAGCACTCACTACCAATAAAAACTTCATAAGTGGACATTATTAACATTGAAATATGAATTAAATGAAACATATCCAAAATTTTATCCTCAGTTTTTTAATGCAGATGTTTTAATCTCCATGAAACAAACCATTAGATTATGCCTGTGTTCTAATGTCCAACTTTTGCAAGTCCATACAACCACCACCCGACACGAATCAAGTTATTTCCTCCAAATAGGTCAATCATGGCCATCCTGGGCAAGTCAAATCCTTACCCCTAGGTTTACAAAGTTTTTTGACATGTTAATTGACACTTCAGTTGTGCACAACTTGGAAACGACAAAGGAAAGAATCAGACAATCTAGTGCCAAGTTTTGTTCAGCATTTCACTGTGGACGACACATCATCCACAAAGGAACAGGTACGCAGTAATAGCCATGCTTGCAGAATATCCTGGTGGAGCATTTCCCAAATGCTCCATTCTTGTTGCAAAACTATTTcaatgagccatttctctaggCCATTCTTTCAGCCCTCTTTTTGGACTTCCTACAACTCTCATTTTTCCTGAAATCTGGTACTCTAAATATGATATAAAGGGTAATAAAAAGTGGGCCTTGTGCCGCTAACAAAGAAAAATGTTTCGTAGATTTAAACTCATTGTTCATgtttcatcatgaacatatgaaaAGTGGTCGTCGACTAGGATCAGGTGCCCTTCCCCTGTAAACTACCTTGATTGAGATCTTGCTAAAACTTCCTTAAATATCTGAACAAATGCAGAAATAATCACATAAAAAGCCTTAGATGGCAACTGTGAAAGCTCAACAAAACTGGGATGAAAAGTTCAAGAAGCAAGATCTTAGTGTTAACATTGTACAAGATATACTACAATGACAAATTATCTAAATGTAATGAAATTGTGCATACCGCTGTTGAAACATGACTTAACCCATCTGTTGGCCCTTGTCTAGCCAAACCAAAGTCAGATAATTTTGCATTCCAGTGTGCATCCAAGAGGATGTTAGATGTCTTTAGATCTCGAAAAATTATCTGTACATCATGAATTCAGTATTAAGCAAGTGTTGTTGGGGCAATGAGTATCTTCTTTAGTAACAAATGACAATGGTAAGCTAGACATAACCAAATGAATACCAAAAATTGATGTTTCTTCTTCAGTGGCTTGTACTAAACAAGTAACAAACATGTTGGACTTTGGGTCACTATATTTGTATAGGCATAAGAAATAAACTACGGTGAGGTAAATGCAAGGAAGAAACTTGCTTTATAAATTTACAGTATATAAGATCAAGGATATGACTGTTACTTTTGGTGCCCTGACTAATAAAGAATTGCTGCTAACCATTTATTTATTGCATTTGCTGAAGTATTATAAAGACAGTTCCTCAGAATTCTCAGAAGACAAATCTACATGAGTAGTTGTAGAGAAAatgcaaatgaaaaaaatatatatcctcCAGTGACAATCACAACATCACACAGACAGAGAACCCATAGAGTTATATTGACATGAAGTCTTCCAACAATGCACTTCAATGATGCTCTTTAAAGAATGGAAGTTTTGACTTTACTGCTTGCATATTCCTCACTTAACATGAAGCTAGCCATGATTGAGAAGTTTGCACACATACATGTCCTTACGAATTTATGTAcagcaggcaggcaggcaggcatgcatgcttataaatacatatatatgtaatttAGTGTTTATATGTACTTCCAAAGGTAATAACAGGTGTATGGTATATTTCCCAGATTATGCTTCTACTTCAAAATCCTAATGCCAATTCCTTAATTTTCATAATTCAAGTCTCCATCTGCTATCCATTATGGTTCTAGTGAATTCATCATTGCCCCCATGTTGCATTTTGTTGCAACAATGAATTAATATTATTGCTCTTTTTCATGTTCAGCTTCATTGCAATAAGATGACAATTATGTGATCTTTTGGGCAATGAAATGTTGCAAACATGTTTTAAGCATCAGACATGTAAACGGAAGCATTTGACATGTATATCTATTACTATTCTAAAATATTGCAGCATCGCCCATGATGTACTTTTTGACATGAAGGCTTTATTTGGAGAGTATGTTGTAAGCAATCTTTGAAACAGTGATTTTATATGTATTACTACCTACAAACCTTTCACATTTCTTTTGTCAAAGCCCTAAAAACTTGTTCAAAGCCACTTCAAATAATAAGAATATAGTAAGATGTACCATTTTGTTATACCACTAAGAAGCTGCATATCAGTTTGCAATTAAATTGCAGAAATGAGAGATGGAATGAGGAGAAAGAAGAGCACCTGAAATTCTCCTCCTTCGTGCAAGTATGTCAAGCCATTAGCAGCATCAAGTGCTATTTTAAGTCTAATGGGCCACGATAGAGTTGTGATGGAGCGAATTGATAAATGATCTTCCACGCTTCTGTTAGGCATAAACTCATAAATGAGAAGTCGTTGAATTCCTCTTTCATCGTTTTCAGCACAGTAGCCAattagttttacaagatttggatgtTCAACCACCCCAAGAACATCCACTTCAGTTAACCATTCCTTGTGTCCCTGAAAAGCAATATGGTATCATCAGTAGCTAGTTGTTTCTTTTAGGTAATTACCAGCAATGACATGGATCTAAAAAATAAGGATGGGATTCACAAGGTAAGAATAAGATACATTAGATCCAAAAAAAAATAGAGGTATTTCAGACCATGCTTAAATTAAGTCATCAAAAAAAGTGTTCTAACCATGCAAAAATTCATAAAGATAAGTATAATTCTCAACGAAGCTTCTAAATTAAATAGACAGCTTCCCCAGTATACCCTTGCACATACTCTAGATTGCCGAAATCATTGGTTAGTCCCCCTACAACCGAAACTTCTGTCTTTCTCCCACAAGGGGATGTTATGGGACATATTAACCTATGGGAATATTTAACAAGTTTGCATTTGTCGAACCCATTTCATGACAAAATAATacagacaacaacaacaacagccatGACATGTGGTGGCCTTGGGAAGAAATTGTACACATGACCCTTTTTTTCTCATAAATTTTACAGTGCTACTATTCACTTTACTTCACACAAGGTGTTGATCTCAATGAGTGTTAGTGCCGAAGCATTTATCTCACCATACTAATTCAATGATTTTGGAATCAAATGGCCCAAAATGATTAAACTCAAGTTAATGTTAGTAAATCTCTCTAGCCCGATATACCAAGCCCTGTACATAGAGTGTTCTCATGCTCTAGTATGCAGCATGTGTTGACCAACCCAATAGTGGCATCAGGATATGTGTCACTACCATGTCTTATCCATTACACTGGGATCCACACACCATATTCTGATATCAATAGTGATACATTTACTCTTATAAAACATTGCAACATTATCCCACATCCAGTGTGAGATCAATCGAGGTATAACCATCAATCTTACTGCTGAATTAGAATAACAATCGACACATCAATGTTTAGGCCAAAGTTACTGGTAGTAATACATTTATCCTTATCACGATTCATTTTTTCTCAATATTACAATGGTATCTAGCTTGCATTAAACACAAATTTACTTCCAACAAAAGTAAATTGTTTAATCAGGAAGTTGATATTTTTGAGATAAACCACACGCATTGCAGATCTTGTAGATGCCCAACAAATGTGATTTCCTAAAGCAACACTGCGAAATTTTTAGAACTATTATATGGCAGACAAAAAACATTTCAGATTAAAAGGAAAAAGTTTTGGCAATATCAGATAAAAGAACTGCAAGTATCTTGCCTGGAGGCCTCCACGGCTCAATTGTTTTACTGCAACATCAAGTGTTGTACTTGGATCGTTGGAACTCTGGATTATACCTTTATAAACACATCCGAACCCGCCTTCTCCAATCATTAGTGAGCGGCTAAAGTTCCGCGTAGCGTGTTTCAGTTCTTCGAAGGTGAAAATTCTGAAATTGTTTCGTCTCTGGGACAAGCTAGCGAACCGGGACCTTCCTACCAAAAAATCACTCATGTCTGATGAAGAGTTGAAGTCAGATTCAGATACCCTCCTATCACGATCTGTTGATCTACTGCTATTTGATCTAGTTGAGGAAGACTTCCTAGACTGGGGCACCATCTTCTCCCCGTTCAAAAATTGAAAGCAGTTCATCCGCATCTAAATGTCCCAAAGTTCTGTTATGCAATTCCAAGGTCATAAAATCtcatatgtacaagaataaaCTTCTGTAACAATAAAACAGATGAGGCATATAAGAAGCTGTTTCAAGTACCAATTCCAAGTGAAACATAAAGATCGAAAACCAATACAGCATAAGAAGGTCTGTAATGTTTACCTCTAAAATCATTTACCCCATTCTTTCAATAAAACTAAAAGGAACCTTTTTCCTTGAGGGAGATTACATAACTACGACGTTTTAGGCAGAAGTAACATGAACTAACAATGTAAAAAAAACACATGATTACAGGAAGCTCTACTAGGAATGATTAACTGAATGCCCAAAACTTGCTTCCTTGACCAGGAAAGAATCATCTTCTCCAACCCAATCAGAAGTTACATGAACTGACAGTGAGAACGCACTTGTTTTCTGGAAACTCTACCGTGAAAGATGAACTTCTTTAACGAGTAAAGAATTATCTACATCAACCCAACCAAAATACAATTGATCTAAATATGTGCAGAGAAAACCAAAtaacatcaacaacaa
This sequence is a window from Musa acuminata AAA Group cultivar baxijiao unplaced genomic scaffold, Cavendish_Baxijiao_AAA HiC_scaffold_1037, whole genome shotgun sequence. Protein-coding genes within it:
- the LOC135665716 gene encoding serine/threonine-protein kinase PCRK1-like; translated protein: MRMNCFQFLNGEKMVPQSRKSSSTRSNSSRSTDRDRRVSESDFNSSSDMSDFLVGRSRFASLSQRRNNFRIFTFEELKHATRNFSRSLMIGEGGFGCVYKGIIQSSNDPSTTLDVAVKQLSRGGLQGHKEWLTEVDVLGVVEHPNLVKLIGYCAENDERGIQRLLIYEFMPNRSVEDHLSIRSITTLSWPIRLKIALDAANGLTYLHEGGEFQIIFRDLKTSNILLDAHWNAKLSDFGLARQGPTDGLSHVSTAIVGTMGYAAPEYIQTGRLTAKSDIWSYGVVLYELITGRQPMDRNRPRKEQKLLEWVKPYTSDAKKFHLIVDPKIDDNYCLKQAMELSAVANKCLMRSPKLRPKMSDVLGMVQRIVCTENGTLRHPSSHFPEERSCREREGRGMDLKTRISDLKV